One genomic segment of Gadus chalcogrammus isolate NIFS_2021 chromosome 3, NIFS_Gcha_1.0, whole genome shotgun sequence includes these proteins:
- the cygb2 gene encoding cytoglobin-2: protein MCHEAFGGQLSVSLPPSLAPYLPRTLLGASELLRAGRMSRSRRRDSPPPSPPPPPLLGVRRVGEMEHEEDDRPERAEPLTDAEREIIQDTWGRVYENCEDVGVSVLIRFFVNFPSAKQYFSQFQDMEDPEEMERSSQLRHHARRVMNAINTVVENLHDPEKVSAVLGLVGKAHALKHKVEPMYFKILSGVMLEVLSEDFPEYFPVEVQEVWSKLMGALYWHVTGAYTEVGWVQVSSSAV, encoded by the exons ATGTGCCACGAGGCATTTGGAGGACAG ctctccgtctccctccccccctccctcgctccctacCTCCCCCGCACCCTGCTGGGCGCCTCGGAGCTGCTGCGCGCCGGGAGGATGTCTCGGAGTCGTCGCAGGGACTCGCCGCCACCGTcgccgcctcctccaccgcTGCTGGGAGTGCGCAGAGTGGGCGAGATGGAGCACGAGGAGGACGACCGGCCGGAGCGCGCGGAGCCGCTGACCGACGCGGAGCGGGAGATCATCCAGGACACGTGGGGGCGCGTGTACGAGAACTGCGAGGACGTGGGCGTGTCTGTGCTCATAAG GTTCTTCGTGAACTTCCCGTCGGCCAAGCAGTACTTCAGCCAGTTCCAGGACATGGAGGAcccggaggagatggagaggagctcCCAGCTGAGGCACCACGCCCGCCGGGTGATGAACGCCATCAACACCGTGGTGGAGAACCTCCACGACCCGGAGAAGGTGTCTGCTGTGCTGGGTCTGGTAGGCAAGGCCCATGCCCTCAAACACAAGGTGGAGCCCATGTACTTCAAG ATCCTCAGTGGGGTGATGTTGGAGGTTCTGTCAGAGGACTTCCCTGAGTATTTCCCCGTCGAGGTGCAGGAGGTCTGGAGCAAGCTGATGGGGGCGCTGTACTGGCACGTGACGGGCGCCTACACTGAGGTGGGCTGGGTCCAGGTGTCCAGCTCCGCAGTCTGa